Proteins encoded within one genomic window of Amycolatopsis sp. 2-15:
- the aceB gene encoding malate synthase A gives MADKLNYRIEITGPTGDRFAEILTPAALEFVAKLDNAFAGRRRELLDERRRRRERVQTGEEQLDFLPETRRIRADDGWHIAPPAPGLEDRRVEITGPTDRKMTVNALNSGAKVWLADFEDATSPTWHNIVDGQLNLFDAIRRNIDFTTESGKRYTIGEDPATIVARPRGWHLVEKHIRIDGRPLSASLVDFGLYFFHNARQLIARGSGPYFYLPKLENHLEARLWNDVFLFAQNELGIPRGTVRATVLIETITAAFEMDEILFELREHAAGLNAGRWDYIFSVIKNFSEHGADFVLPDRAQVTMTVPFMRAYTELLVRTCHRRGAHAIGGMAAFIPSKDPDANATAFEKVRQDKEREAGDGFDGSWVAHPGLVPVCREVFDSVLGGWPNQLGRLREDVDVTAADLLDVASAGGEVTEAGVRANINVALRYIDSWLRGTGAAAIHNLMEDAATAEIARCQVWQWIRNGTKFADGTALTRELAVEFLDDEFESVRADLPAGHRLDDARAIFTETALGEKLPGFVTTSAYARHLCDAR, from the coding sequence ATGGCCGACAAGCTGAACTACCGCATCGAAATCACCGGCCCCACCGGTGACCGGTTCGCCGAGATCCTCACCCCGGCCGCGCTGGAGTTCGTGGCCAAGCTCGACAACGCCTTCGCCGGACGCCGCCGCGAGCTGCTCGACGAGCGCCGCCGCCGTCGCGAGCGCGTGCAGACGGGGGAGGAGCAGCTGGACTTCCTGCCGGAGACGCGCCGAATCCGCGCCGACGACGGCTGGCACATCGCGCCGCCGGCGCCCGGTCTCGAGGACCGCCGCGTGGAGATCACCGGCCCGACGGACCGCAAGATGACCGTCAACGCCCTGAACTCCGGCGCGAAGGTCTGGCTCGCGGACTTCGAGGACGCGACTTCGCCGACGTGGCACAACATCGTCGACGGTCAGCTGAACCTGTTCGACGCCATCCGCCGCAACATCGACTTCACCACCGAGTCGGGCAAGCGCTACACGATCGGCGAGGACCCGGCGACGATCGTCGCCCGCCCGCGCGGCTGGCACCTGGTGGAGAAGCACATCCGCATCGACGGTCGCCCCCTGTCGGCGAGCCTGGTCGACTTCGGGCTGTACTTCTTCCATAATGCGCGCCAGCTGATCGCGCGCGGCAGCGGCCCGTACTTCTACCTGCCGAAGCTCGAGAACCACCTCGAGGCGCGCCTGTGGAACGACGTTTTCCTGTTCGCGCAGAACGAACTCGGCATCCCGCGCGGCACCGTCCGCGCGACGGTGCTGATCGAGACGATCACCGCGGCGTTCGAAATGGACGAGATCCTCTTCGAGCTGCGTGAGCACGCCGCCGGCCTCAACGCGGGGCGCTGGGACTACATCTTCAGCGTCATCAAGAACTTCTCCGAGCACGGCGCCGACTTCGTGCTGCCGGACCGCGCGCAGGTCACGATGACGGTCCCCTTCATGCGCGCCTACACCGAACTGCTGGTCCGCACGTGCCACCGCCGTGGTGCGCACGCGATCGGCGGGATGGCGGCGTTCATCCCGAGTAAGGATCCTGACGCCAACGCGACGGCGTTCGAGAAGGTCCGCCAGGACAAGGAACGCGAGGCGGGCGACGGGTTCGACGGCTCGTGGGTCGCCCACCCCGGCCTGGTCCCCGTCTGCCGCGAGGTCTTCGACAGCGTGCTGGGCGGCTGGCCCAACCAGCTGGGCCGGCTGCGTGAGGACGTCGACGTCACCGCCGCGGACCTGCTCGACGTCGCCTCCGCCGGCGGCGAGGTGACGGAGGCCGGCGTTCGCGCCAACATCAACGTTGCCCTGCGCTACATCGACTCCTGGCTGCGCGGCACGGGCGCCGCCGCGATCCACAACCTCATGGAAGACGCCGCGACGGCCGAGATCGCGCGGTGCCAGGTGTGGCAGTGGATCCGCAACGGCACGAAGTTCGCGGACGGCACGGCGTTGACGCGCGAGCTGGCGGTCGAGTTCCTGGACGACGAGTTCGAGTCGGTCCGCGCCGACCTGCCCGCCGGCCACCGCCTCGACGACGCCCGCGCCATCTTCACCGAGACCGCCCTGGGCGAGAAGCTCCCGGGCTTCGTCACGACCAGCGCCTACGCCCGCCACCTGTGCGACG
- the aceA gene encoding isocitrate lyase produces MTEQAKQLDQAAAELAEQWKTDPRWAGVQRTYSAADVVKLRGSVVEEHTLARRGAERLWELLHTEDYVHSLGALTGNQAVQQVRAGLKAIYLSGWQVAADANLAGQTYPDQSLYPANSVPAVVRRINNALGRADQINWAEGNTDIDWFAPIVADAEAGFGGPLNAFELMKGMIAAGAAGVHWEDQLASEKKCGHLGGKVLIPTKQHERTLNAARLAADVLNVPTLVVARTDAQAATLLTSDVDERDQKYLTGGRTAEGFYEVNNGIEPCIDRGLAYAQYADLLWMETSTPDLEIARKYAEAIKAEYPDQMLAYNCSPSFNWKKHLDDDTIARFQRELGAMGYKFQFITLAGFHALNYSMFDLAHGYAREGMTAYVGLQEREFASEERGYTATKHQREVGTGFFDLVSTALNPESSTTALKGSTEEDQFH; encoded by the coding sequence ATGACCGAGCAGGCCAAGCAGCTCGACCAGGCGGCGGCCGAGCTGGCCGAGCAGTGGAAGACCGACCCCCGCTGGGCGGGCGTCCAGCGGACCTATTCCGCCGCCGACGTGGTGAAGCTGCGTGGCTCCGTCGTCGAAGAGCACACGCTCGCCCGTCGCGGTGCGGAGCGGCTGTGGGAGCTCCTGCACACCGAGGACTACGTCCACTCGCTTGGCGCGCTCACCGGCAACCAGGCCGTGCAGCAGGTCCGCGCGGGCCTCAAGGCGATCTACCTGTCCGGCTGGCAGGTCGCGGCCGACGCCAACCTGGCCGGCCAGACCTACCCGGACCAGAGCCTCTACCCGGCCAACTCGGTCCCGGCCGTCGTCCGCCGCATCAACAACGCGCTGGGCCGCGCCGACCAGATCAACTGGGCCGAGGGCAACACCGACATCGACTGGTTCGCGCCGATCGTCGCCGACGCCGAGGCCGGTTTCGGTGGCCCGCTGAACGCGTTCGAGCTGATGAAGGGCATGATCGCCGCCGGCGCCGCGGGCGTGCACTGGGAGGACCAGCTCGCGTCCGAGAAGAAGTGCGGCCACCTCGGCGGCAAGGTGCTGATCCCGACCAAGCAGCACGAGCGCACCCTCAACGCCGCCCGCCTCGCCGCGGACGTGCTGAACGTGCCGACCCTCGTCGTCGCCCGCACCGACGCGCAGGCCGCGACGCTGCTGACCAGCGACGTCGACGAGCGGGACCAGAAGTACCTGACCGGCGGTCGTACGGCCGAGGGTTTCTACGAGGTCAACAACGGCATCGAGCCCTGCATCGACCGCGGCCTGGCCTACGCGCAGTACGCCGACCTGCTGTGGATGGAGACGTCCACTCCGGACCTCGAGATCGCCCGCAAGTACGCCGAGGCGATCAAGGCCGAGTACCCGGACCAGATGCTGGCCTACAACTGCTCGCCGTCGTTCAACTGGAAGAAGCACCTCGACGACGACACCATCGCGCGGTTCCAGCGCGAGCTCGGCGCCATGGGCTACAAGTTCCAGTTCATCACCCTCGCCGGCTTCCACGCGCTGAACTACTCGATGTTCGACCTGGCCCACGGCTACGCCCGGGAAGGCATGACCGCCTACGTCGGCCTGCAGGAGCGCGAGTTCGCCTCCGAGGAGCGCGGCTACACCGCCACCAAGCACCAGCGCGAGGTCGGCACCGGTTTCTTCGACCTGGTGTCCACGGCCCTGAACCCGGAGAGCTCGACCACGGCGCTCAAGGGTTCGACCGAAGAAGACCAGTTCCACTGA
- a CDS encoding short-chain fatty acyl-CoA regulator family protein — protein sequence MDKTFAGARLRHLRESRSMSQADLARVLEISPSYLNQIEHNSRPLTVPVLLRITQAFGVDTEFFANNDTSRLVADVKEALLDEVVGVEVTMSELNELASNLPSIAQALVKLHRSYRNAVESTVALTTENGLGLHGSAAAALPHEEVRDFFYERENYVAELDERAERMAEEIPLRRGSALTSLKDRLWQRYGVEVTSEGLNEAAGQQHRYEPATRVLRLAPSLRVGQQAFRMASQIALLEYDDLITELADSWAFSGPAARTLARVGLANYFAGALILPYGPFLATAEKFRYDIERLCDHFGVGFETVCHRLSTLQRPKQRGIPFSFVRVDRAGNMSKRQSAAGFHFSRVGGACPLWNIYEAFASPGKILTQIAALPDGKRYFWVARTVSRNIGGFGSPGKTFTVGLGCELRHAGRLVYSTGLDLDEPAAATPIGMGCKVCERPACSQRAFPAIGKPLTVDENTSTFVPYPAVPKSS from the coding sequence ATGGACAAAACTTTCGCCGGGGCGCGGCTACGGCATCTCCGTGAGAGCCGTTCGATGAGCCAGGCCGACCTCGCTCGTGTGCTCGAGATCTCACCCAGCTACCTGAATCAGATCGAGCACAACTCGCGGCCGTTGACGGTGCCGGTGCTGCTGCGGATCACGCAGGCGTTCGGCGTCGACACGGAGTTCTTCGCCAACAACGACACGTCTCGCCTGGTCGCGGACGTGAAAGAGGCGCTGCTCGACGAGGTCGTCGGCGTCGAGGTGACCATGAGCGAGCTCAACGAGCTGGCCTCCAACCTGCCTTCGATCGCCCAGGCGCTGGTGAAGCTGCACCGCAGCTACCGCAACGCCGTGGAGAGCACGGTCGCGCTGACCACGGAAAACGGCCTCGGCCTGCACGGCAGCGCCGCCGCGGCGTTGCCGCACGAAGAGGTGCGCGACTTCTTCTACGAGCGCGAGAACTACGTCGCGGAGCTCGACGAGCGCGCCGAACGCATGGCGGAGGAGATCCCGTTGCGCCGAGGCTCGGCGCTCACATCGCTGAAGGATCGCCTCTGGCAGCGCTATGGCGTGGAGGTGACGAGCGAGGGGTTGAACGAAGCCGCAGGTCAGCAGCACCGTTACGAGCCGGCGACCCGTGTGTTGCGGCTCGCGCCGAGCTTGCGCGTGGGGCAACAGGCGTTCCGGATGGCTTCGCAGATCGCGTTGCTGGAGTACGACGACCTGATCACCGAGCTGGCCGACTCGTGGGCGTTCTCGGGGCCGGCCGCGCGGACGCTGGCGCGCGTGGGCCTGGCGAACTACTTCGCCGGCGCGCTGATCCTGCCGTATGGCCCTTTTCTGGCCACGGCGGAGAAGTTCCGCTACGACATCGAGCGGCTGTGTGACCACTTCGGCGTCGGTTTCGAGACGGTGTGCCACCGGCTTTCGACACTTCAGCGGCCGAAGCAGCGGGGTATCCCGTTCTCGTTCGTGCGCGTGGACCGGGCGGGGAACATGTCGAAACGCCAGTCCGCCGCGGGGTTCCACTTCTCGCGAGTGGGTGGCGCGTGTCCGTTGTGGAACATCTACGAGGCGTTCGCTTCGCCTGGCAAGATCCTGACACAGATCGCGGCCCTGCCCGACGGCAAACGCTACTTCTGGGTCGCGCGCACGGTCTCGCGCAACATCGGCGGCTTCGGCAGCCCGGGCAAGACGTTCACCGTCGGCCTCGGCTGCGAACTCCGGCACGCGGGCCGGCTCGTCTACTCCACCGGCCTCGACCTGGACGAGCCCGCCGCGGCGACGCCGATCGGAATGGGCTGCAAAGTCTGTGAACGCCCGGCGTGCTCACAGCGCGCGTTCCCCGCGATCGGCAAGCCGCTGACGGTCGACGAGAACACCAGCACGTTCGTCCCGTACCCGGCGGTGCCGAAGAGTTCATGA
- the ilvA gene encoding threonine ammonia-lyase IlvA, giving the protein MQRIDTVSAQMVEQAAERLTGVVTRTPLEPNARLSSRVDARVWLKREDQQTVRSYKIRGAYNFIVQLNEATRSRGVVCASAGNHAQGVAYACRRLGANGRVYVPGTTPRQKRERIATLGGAHIEVIVVGETYEDAFAAANEDAQRTGATLVPAFDDPRTVAGQGTVALEVVDQLGFVPDVLVVPVGGGGLLAGIATWVRERHPEIRVVGVEPAGAMCMAAALEAGEPVRIDAVDSFVDGAAVREAGGVTYPLVRDSGAELTSVPEGAVCTEMLAMYQADGVIAEPAGALASAALGTTVLVEPEQTVVCIVSGGNNDVSRYSEILERSLMHEGLKHYFLVSFPQEPGALRRFLDEILGPEDDVTRFEYVKRNNRELGPALIGIEIPRPAELPSLLKRLEASPLQVEQVEPGSPLFHFLL; this is encoded by the coding sequence GTGCAACGGATCGATACCGTCAGTGCCCAGATGGTGGAACAGGCCGCCGAGCGGCTCACGGGTGTGGTCACCCGGACGCCGCTCGAGCCGAACGCCCGGCTCTCGTCCCGCGTGGACGCGCGGGTGTGGCTCAAGCGGGAGGACCAGCAGACCGTCCGCTCGTACAAGATCCGCGGCGCCTACAACTTCATCGTGCAGCTCAACGAGGCCACGCGCTCGCGCGGCGTCGTGTGTGCGAGCGCCGGCAACCACGCGCAGGGCGTGGCGTACGCGTGTCGCCGTTTGGGGGCGAACGGCCGCGTGTACGTGCCGGGCACCACGCCGCGGCAGAAGCGCGAGCGCATCGCGACGCTGGGCGGCGCGCACATCGAGGTGATCGTCGTCGGCGAGACGTACGAGGACGCGTTCGCCGCCGCCAACGAAGACGCCCAGCGCACGGGCGCGACGCTCGTACCCGCTTTCGACGACCCCCGCACCGTCGCCGGCCAGGGCACGGTGGCGCTGGAGGTCGTGGACCAACTCGGCTTCGTCCCGGACGTGCTCGTGGTACCCGTCGGCGGCGGTGGCCTGCTGGCCGGCATCGCGACGTGGGTGCGTGAGCGGCACCCGGAAATCCGCGTCGTGGGCGTCGAGCCGGCCGGCGCGATGTGCATGGCCGCGGCGCTGGAGGCCGGCGAGCCGGTGCGGATCGACGCGGTGGACTCGTTCGTGGACGGCGCCGCGGTCCGTGAGGCCGGCGGCGTGACCTACCCGCTCGTGCGCGACAGCGGCGCCGAGCTCACGTCCGTGCCCGAGGGCGCGGTGTGCACGGAGATGCTGGCGATGTACCAGGCGGACGGTGTGATCGCCGAGCCCGCGGGTGCGCTGGCCTCGGCCGCGCTCGGGACCACGGTGCTGGTCGAACCCGAGCAGACGGTGGTCTGCATCGTCTCGGGCGGCAACAACGACGTCAGCCGCTACAGCGAAATCCTCGAGCGCTCGCTGATGCACGAAGGGCTGAAGCACTACTTCCTCGTCAGCTTCCCCCAGGAGCCGGGCGCGCTGCGGCGGTTCCTCGACGAGATCCTCGGACCGGAGGACGACGTCACGCGCTTCGAGTACGTGAAGCGCAACAACCGCGAGCTCGGGCCGGCACTGATCGGCATCGAGATCCCGCGGCCGGCCGAGCTGCCCAGCCTGCTCAAGCGGCTCGAGGCGAGCCCGCTGCAGGTCGAGCAGGTGGAGCCGGGAAGCCCGCTGTTCCACTTCTTGCTCTGA
- a CDS encoding nuclear transport factor 2 family protein, with protein sequence MSEILRRHVAAFNNRDVSALLAGFTDDAVWVTGTTVARGRAELADLFESAMTRLLPTLTIDEILLDGDRVAAQLTERLTHDGEERTFPIAAFYRVRNGCIAAAKIYREGSAELA encoded by the coding sequence GTGAGCGAGATCCTGCGGCGTCACGTGGCCGCGTTCAACAACCGCGACGTCAGCGCTCTGCTCGCGGGTTTCACGGACGACGCCGTCTGGGTCACGGGCACGACGGTCGCCCGTGGCCGCGCCGAGCTGGCCGACCTTTTCGAGAGCGCCATGACCCGGCTCCTGCCGACGCTGACCATCGACGAGATCCTGCTCGACGGCGACCGCGTGGCCGCCCAGCTGACCGAGCGGCTCACCCACGACGGCGAGGAGCGCACCTTCCCGATCGCCGCGTTCTACCGCGTTCGCAACGGCTGCATCGCTGCTGCCAAGATCTATCGCGAAGGCAGCGCAGAACTCGCCTGA
- a CDS encoding alpha/beta fold hydrolase — protein MPKFRLLVPVVAAVAMVPLVPALASAQGLDWKPCVSIAKGWDADDQRTECAMVTVPLDYSDPGGRTIDIAVSRIRATGTRTGAIVFNPGGPGQSGMKMPLTMSESKASGLLEHHDLIGFDPRGVDYSTSLQCDEDDAQPDPSLSEKDQARFLADHKAAANAACFAKDPALVKSFTTPNIARDVDRIREALGEQKIGYYGVSWGTALGAEYRTLFDSHVDKMLLDSVMPPELSVTTMDDDQAAAGENTFREFAAWVARYDSVYHFGGIEPQVEKALLDLRAELAAHPRTGPDGSPLNGETVNQFFAYPRRQWVEAAGQLAAIRDGGTPPAQPDAAVAPKTGFGWDTERTGGNFFQQNALLCNESPSPRDFDTVWQHRVDRIKANPVAGSFGIYEQMCVGWPVPATHWQFSAGKSPLQLVGHAFEPVTPIGWALAMQRRIGGSLMTIEDDAHGSLSSLPCAAAAVTFFDTGQTTTQSCPGEPIPAPKA, from the coding sequence ATGCCGAAGTTCCGTTTACTCGTCCCGGTTGTCGCGGCCGTCGCGATGGTCCCCCTCGTGCCGGCGCTCGCGTCCGCGCAAGGGCTGGACTGGAAACCCTGCGTGTCCATCGCGAAAGGTTGGGACGCCGACGACCAGCGCACCGAGTGCGCGATGGTGACCGTGCCACTTGACTACTCCGACCCCGGCGGCCGCACGATCGACATCGCCGTCAGCCGAATCCGCGCGACGGGCACACGCACGGGCGCGATCGTGTTCAACCCCGGCGGCCCGGGCCAGTCGGGCATGAAGATGCCGCTCACCATGTCGGAGAGCAAGGCGTCCGGCCTGCTGGAGCACCACGATCTCATCGGCTTCGACCCGCGCGGCGTCGACTACAGCACGAGCCTCCAGTGCGACGAGGACGACGCCCAGCCCGACCCGTCGTTGTCCGAAAAGGACCAGGCGCGGTTCCTCGCCGACCACAAGGCCGCGGCCAACGCGGCGTGCTTCGCGAAGGACCCCGCGCTCGTGAAGTCGTTCACCACGCCCAACATCGCCCGCGACGTCGACCGAATCCGCGAAGCGCTGGGCGAACAGAAGATCGGCTACTACGGCGTCTCCTGGGGCACCGCCCTCGGCGCCGAGTACCGGACGCTCTTCGACAGCCATGTCGACAAGATGCTGCTCGACTCCGTCATGCCGCCGGAGCTGAGCGTCACGACCATGGACGACGACCAGGCCGCCGCGGGGGAGAACACGTTCCGGGAGTTCGCCGCGTGGGTCGCGCGCTACGACTCCGTCTACCACTTCGGCGGCATCGAACCGCAGGTCGAGAAGGCTTTGCTCGACCTGCGCGCCGAGCTCGCCGCGCACCCTCGCACCGGTCCTGACGGTTCGCCACTGAACGGCGAAACCGTCAACCAGTTCTTCGCCTACCCGCGCCGCCAGTGGGTCGAGGCCGCCGGCCAGCTCGCCGCCATCCGTGACGGCGGCACTCCGCCGGCACAGCCCGACGCCGCGGTCGCGCCGAAAACCGGCTTCGGCTGGGACACCGAACGGACCGGTGGCAACTTCTTTCAGCAGAACGCCCTGCTCTGCAACGAATCACCCAGCCCCCGCGACTTCGACACGGTCTGGCAGCACCGCGTCGACCGCATCAAGGCCAACCCGGTCGCGGGCTCGTTCGGCATCTACGAACAGATGTGCGTCGGCTGGCCCGTGCCCGCGACGCACTGGCAGTTCAGTGCCGGCAAGAGCCCGCTGCAGCTCGTCGGCCATGCTTTCGAGCCGGTCACGCCGATCGGTTGGGCTCTCGCCATGCAGCGGCGAATCGGCGGTTCGCTCATGACCATCGAGGACGACGCCCACGGCTCGCTCTCGAGCCTGCCCTGCGCGGCCGCGGCCGTGACGTTCTTCGACACCGGCCAGACGACCACACAGTCCTGCCCCGGCGAGCCGATCCCGGCACCGAAGGCGTAG
- a CDS encoding FadR/GntR family transcriptional regulator, giving the protein MTADLGSPALTGIRRLSALDTVRARIALAIELGLLRPGERLPPNGEIARALGVGDITVRRALVSLCEDGVLVRRRGRNGGTSVAPDAPAGRVGAVSAYRESSDEVHDLIDHRLVIEAGLVQLVATRRTEEDVERLRDLVRRMDEAAGWAEFHELDAEFHLAVAASGAPAAAVKQYELVLRELYRFYLPYRMSALRASNREHEVLVRAIATRNPDEAAIMTRAHVGDLHRTMFVGLPDVSGS; this is encoded by the coding sequence ATGACTGCCGACCTGGGTTCGCCGGCGCTGACGGGCATCCGGCGCCTGTCCGCGCTCGACACGGTGCGGGCCCGCATCGCCCTGGCGATCGAGCTCGGCCTCCTGCGTCCGGGGGAGCGGTTGCCGCCCAACGGCGAAATCGCTCGTGCGCTGGGCGTCGGCGACATCACCGTGCGCCGGGCTCTTGTGTCGTTGTGCGAAGACGGCGTGCTCGTGCGCCGCCGTGGCCGCAACGGCGGCACGAGCGTGGCCCCCGACGCGCCGGCGGGCCGGGTCGGCGCGGTGAGCGCGTACCGCGAGTCGTCGGACGAGGTCCACGACCTGATCGACCACCGGCTGGTGATCGAGGCGGGGCTGGTCCAGCTGGTCGCCACGCGGCGAACCGAGGAGGACGTCGAACGGCTGCGCGACCTCGTCCGCCGCATGGACGAAGCCGCCGGGTGGGCCGAGTTCCACGAGCTCGACGCCGAGTTCCACCTCGCCGTGGCCGCCTCGGGCGCGCCGGCGGCGGCGGTGAAGCAGTACGAACTCGTGCTGCGCGAGCTGTACCGCTTCTACCTGCCGTACCGGATGTCGGCACTGCGGGCATCCAACCGGGAGCACGAGGTGCTCGTCCGCGCCATCGCCACGCGCAACCCCGACGAGGCGGCGATCATGACCCGCGCCCACGTCGGGGATCTGCACCGGACGATGTTCGTCGGTCTGCCGGACGTGTCAGGTTCCTGA
- a CDS encoding carbon-nitrogen hydrolase family protein yields the protein MPRPLPIALAQLPPRPYTDSVAAFADQVGTVLAEHPGTRLVAFPELHLCGVEGTAAERTEQLNAAAQPLEGPRTRELAQLAGDLGVWLSPGSVCERGDHGELFNTALVFSPGGELAGSYRKVFPWRPYEPYDPGDRFVVADLADEGRIGFSICYDAWFPEVTRHLAWLGAELVLNPVQTTTPDRAQELVLARANAITNQVFVASVNTAGPVGVGDSILVDPEGTVLGELPGDASGVLASTVDLDEVARVRREGTAGVNRMWDQFTPGDKPLELPLYGGRIEPDRWRPRGEGAR from the coding sequence ATGCCCCGCCCCCTGCCGATCGCGCTGGCACAGCTGCCACCGCGCCCGTACACCGACTCCGTCGCGGCGTTCGCGGACCAGGTCGGAACCGTGCTGGCCGAACACCCTGGAACCCGACTCGTCGCCTTTCCCGAGCTACACCTCTGCGGGGTCGAAGGGACCGCTGCCGAACGCACCGAGCAACTCAACGCCGCCGCGCAGCCGCTCGAAGGCCCGAGAACCCGTGAACTGGCCCAGCTGGCCGGCGACCTCGGCGTGTGGCTTTCGCCGGGCAGCGTCTGCGAACGCGGGGACCACGGCGAACTGTTCAACACCGCCCTTGTCTTCTCCCCTGGAGGCGAGCTGGCCGGCAGCTACCGCAAGGTGTTCCCGTGGCGGCCGTATGAGCCTTATGACCCGGGTGACCGTTTCGTGGTCGCCGATCTCGCCGATGAGGGGCGAATCGGCTTCTCGATCTGCTACGACGCCTGGTTCCCCGAGGTCACGCGCCACCTCGCCTGGCTCGGCGCCGAGCTCGTGCTCAACCCGGTGCAGACCACCACGCCCGACCGCGCGCAGGAGCTCGTGCTCGCGCGCGCCAACGCGATCACCAACCAGGTTTTCGTGGCGAGCGTGAATACTGCCGGGCCCGTCGGGGTAGGAGACAGCATCCTGGTCGACCCCGAGGGCACCGTGCTCGGCGAGCTGCCGGGCGACGCGTCCGGCGTGCTCGCGAGCACGGTCGACCTGGACGAGGTCGCCCGCGTCCGTCGCGAAGGGACCGCTGGCGTCAACCGGATGTGGGACCAGTTCACGCCGGGTGACAAACCGCTGGAACTCCCCCTGTACGGGGGCCGCATCGAGCCGGACCGGTGGCGTCCGCGAGGAGAAGGAGCCCGATGA
- a CDS encoding APC family permease yields the protein MSTTKVTPGAKLERRLGLPGVVLFGLAYMAPLIVLGTFGVVATTTAGTTPSAYVVALVAMLFTAASYGKMAATHPVAGSAYTYVRKAIDSRLGFLVGWAVLLDYFFLPMVIWLIGGAYLSAQFPDVPSWLWLIAFIALTTLLNVLGIKIAEKANFVLMAFQVLVIVFFLVLSLKQVLADGHSVASSDPFFHPGSTFGTISGGAAVAAYSFLGFDAVTTLTEEAVEPKRTIPRAILLTALIGGGVFIVLAYVTQLVHPGFRFDDESSAAFEIARHIGGSLFGAFFLAGLVVAQFASGIAAQASASRLMFAMGRDGVLPRVFGRLQPKLNTPAFAIVLTGVVGLIALALDVTTSTSFINFGAFTAFTMVNVSVIATWIRTRHTTSRNVLTWMVAPVIGALVDLWLLVNLDGLALTFGLVWLGIGIVYLVVLTRGFRRPPPEMSFEE from the coding sequence ATGAGCACCACGAAGGTGACCCCCGGAGCCAAGCTCGAACGACGGCTCGGGCTGCCCGGTGTCGTCCTTTTCGGACTCGCGTACATGGCGCCGCTGATCGTCCTGGGCACGTTCGGCGTCGTGGCGACGACGACCGCGGGCACAACGCCGTCGGCGTACGTCGTGGCACTGGTCGCGATGCTGTTCACCGCCGCGAGCTACGGCAAGATGGCCGCGACGCACCCCGTCGCCGGCTCCGCTTACACGTACGTGCGCAAGGCCATCGACTCCCGGCTCGGCTTCCTCGTCGGCTGGGCGGTGCTGCTCGACTACTTCTTCCTGCCGATGGTGATCTGGCTGATCGGTGGTGCGTACCTGTCGGCGCAGTTCCCCGACGTGCCGAGCTGGCTGTGGCTGATCGCGTTCATCGCGCTGACGACCCTGCTCAACGTGCTGGGCATCAAGATCGCCGAGAAGGCCAACTTCGTCCTCATGGCCTTCCAGGTGCTGGTGATCGTGTTCTTCCTGGTGCTTTCGCTCAAGCAGGTGCTCGCCGATGGCCACTCAGTGGCGAGCAGCGACCCGTTCTTCCACCCGGGCAGCACGTTCGGCACGATCTCGGGCGGCGCCGCCGTGGCCGCGTACTCGTTCCTGGGCTTCGACGCCGTGACGACGCTGACAGAGGAAGCCGTGGAGCCGAAGCGGACGATCCCGCGCGCGATCCTGCTGACTGCCCTCATCGGTGGCGGCGTGTTCATCGTGCTCGCTTACGTCACCCAGCTCGTGCACCCGGGTTTCCGGTTCGACGACGAGTCGTCGGCCGCGTTCGAGATCGCGCGCCACATCGGTGGCTCGCTGTTCGGGGCGTTCTTCCTGGCGGGGCTGGTGGTGGCGCAGTTCGCGTCGGGCATCGCCGCGCAGGCCAGCGCGTCTCGGCTGATGTTCGCGATGGGCCGCGACGGCGTGCTGCCGCGGGTCTTCGGCCGGTTGCAGCCGAAGCTGAACACGCCGGCGTTCGCGATCGTGCTGACGGGCGTCGTCGGGCTGATCGCGCTGGCGCTGGACGTGACCACGTCGACGTCGTTCATCAACTTCGGCGCGTTCACGGCCTTCACGATGGTCAACGTGAGCGTGATCGCGACCTGGATCCGCACGCGGCACACGACTTCACGCAACGTGCTGACGTGGATGGTCGCTCCGGTGATCGGTGCGCTGGTGGACCTGTGGCTGCTGGTGAACCTCGACGGGCTCGCCCTGACCTTCGGCCTGGTGTGGTTGGGGATCGGGATCGTCTACCTCGTCGTGCTGACGCGTGGGTTCCGCCGGCCGCCGCCGGAGATGTCGTTCGAGGAGTGA